Proteins from a single region of Bdellovibrio bacteriovorus HD100:
- a CDS encoding DUF58 domain-containing protein, translating into MASNEVVSGPMPFKKRLQSLFKKKKRTYIMPSRFGLAFGVMALTLFFLAVGYANNLIYIFVFFLISVAFTGILLTNKNMDVVQVEGLENEELFSGEEGLLRISLENPSVTPAWDVEAILGKDKNTIRKTSIKPLSHGDLQIPYRPATRGWVKLPRITLQSTFPFGLLRAWKYMTSQDSVLVYPARSGEKQFPTDAMAGEGQQATGLFRDHRNFQSADSLSRIDWRASARRQDLLVKNYEEPEKPALHFNWEQTENLSDKESRISQLCLWVDEAERQGFQYSLSVGAQEIKKNKGPHHREECLTLLALAQTEVLS; encoded by the coding sequence ATGGCATCAAACGAGGTCGTGAGTGGGCCCATGCCCTTCAAAAAGCGACTCCAGTCCCTGTTTAAGAAAAAGAAAAGAACTTACATTATGCCATCCCGATTCGGATTGGCGTTTGGGGTCATGGCCCTGACGTTGTTTTTTCTGGCTGTGGGATATGCGAACAATCTGATTTATATTTTCGTGTTCTTTCTGATCTCGGTCGCATTCACCGGGATTCTTCTGACCAACAAGAACATGGACGTCGTTCAGGTTGAGGGACTTGAAAACGAAGAGCTGTTTTCCGGTGAAGAAGGACTGCTGCGGATTTCTTTGGAAAACCCTTCCGTGACTCCGGCTTGGGATGTGGAAGCCATTCTGGGGAAAGACAAAAACACGATCCGCAAAACGTCCATCAAACCCTTGTCTCATGGGGACTTGCAGATTCCTTATCGTCCTGCCACTAGGGGCTGGGTGAAACTTCCGCGCATCACTTTGCAAAGCACTTTCCCGTTTGGACTTTTGCGGGCGTGGAAATACATGACCTCTCAAGATTCGGTGTTGGTGTATCCGGCAAGATCAGGGGAAAAACAATTTCCGACGGACGCCATGGCTGGTGAAGGGCAGCAGGCCACGGGACTGTTTCGGGATCATCGCAATTTTCAAAGTGCGGATTCACTCAGTCGTATCGACTGGCGCGCCAGTGCCCGAAGGCAGGATCTGCTGGTGAAAAACTATGAAGAGCCTGAAAAACCCGCTTTGCATTTCAACTGGGAACAGACCGAGAATCTTTCTGACAAAGAATCCCGCATCAGTCAGCTGTGTCTGTGGGTGGATGAAGCTGAACGACAGGGTTTTCAGTATTCATTGAGCGTCGGTGCGCAAGAGATCAAAAAAAACAAAGGCCCGCATCACCGTGAAGAGTGTCTGACATTGCTGGCGCTCGCGCAGACCGAGGTCTTGTCATGA
- a CDS encoding complex I subunit 4 family protein — MILSSIVFLPLLFALLVAIWPKANTVRHLALGLSVIEFIVSLSLFKNFDASATGLQMVEKFMWIERFGIQYFMGIDGISLWLVLLTTFLTPIIILASWTSITERVKGFHVCMFILQTAMLGTFLAMDAVFFYVFWELSLVPMYFMVGIWGGARRIYATVKFFIYTMAGSVLMLVAIIYMMYLTQEATGQMSASLLDFYQLQIPFVGGTFFSLQTLLFFAFALAFAIKVPAFPVHTWLPDAHVEAPTPGSVILAGVMLKMGTYGFMRWVIPLFPEASEYWAWLFMLIGTVGIIYGALVAMVQPDVKKLVAYSSVSHMGYILLGLFAFNAYGMGGGLYQMLNHGISTGALFILIGMIYERTHSREISKYGGLAGVLPIFTIFFFIITLSSIAVPMTNGFVGEFFILLGTYQAHPVFAYFAVSGVVLGAVYMLWMFKRVFFGEQGELVKDEHHPLHDLNAREITVLVPLVIMVFWMGLFPNHFLNFSKASIDHLVNNRSNYNLTIVQPGASEVMHAQGGN; from the coding sequence ATGATCCTGAGTAGCATTGTTTTCCTACCTCTTCTATTCGCGCTGTTAGTTGCGATCTGGCCTAAGGCGAACACCGTTCGCCATCTGGCTTTGGGTCTTTCCGTGATTGAATTCATCGTGAGTCTTTCCCTGTTTAAAAACTTCGACGCTTCCGCGACGGGCTTGCAGATGGTGGAAAAGTTCATGTGGATTGAACGCTTCGGCATCCAGTACTTCATGGGTATCGACGGGATCTCTTTGTGGCTGGTTCTGCTGACCACGTTCCTGACCCCGATCATTATCCTGGCAAGCTGGACATCCATCACTGAGCGAGTCAAAGGCTTCCACGTTTGTATGTTCATCCTGCAAACGGCAATGCTGGGCACTTTCCTGGCAATGGATGCAGTCTTCTTCTATGTGTTCTGGGAGCTTTCTCTGGTTCCGATGTACTTCATGGTCGGTATCTGGGGTGGCGCTCGCCGTATCTACGCAACAGTGAAATTCTTCATCTACACGATGGCGGGTTCTGTACTGATGCTGGTGGCGATCATCTATATGATGTACCTGACTCAGGAAGCGACTGGGCAGATGAGCGCAAGCTTGCTTGATTTCTATCAGTTGCAGATTCCGTTTGTGGGCGGCACGTTCTTCAGTTTGCAAACACTTCTTTTCTTTGCCTTTGCATTGGCTTTTGCGATCAAGGTTCCGGCATTCCCGGTTCATACTTGGTTGCCGGATGCCCACGTTGAAGCTCCGACTCCAGGTTCTGTGATCCTGGCGGGTGTGATGCTGAAAATGGGTACTTACGGTTTCATGCGCTGGGTGATTCCTTTGTTCCCAGAGGCTTCTGAATACTGGGCTTGGTTGTTCATGCTAATCGGTACTGTGGGCATCATCTATGGTGCTTTGGTGGCGATGGTTCAGCCAGATGTAAAGAAACTAGTGGCGTACTCTTCCGTATCCCACATGGGTTATATCCTTCTGGGTCTGTTTGCGTTCAACGCTTATGGCATGGGTGGTGGTCTGTATCAGATGCTGAATCACGGTATCTCAACCGGGGCGCTGTTCATCCTGATTGGTATGATCTACGAAAGAACGCATTCTCGTGAAATCTCCAAATACGGCGGCTTGGCGGGTGTGTTGCCAATCTTCACGATCTTCTTCTTTATCATTACTTTGTCCTCGATCGCGGTTCCAATGACCAACGGTTTTGTGGGCGAGTTCTTCATCCTTCTGGGCACCTACCAGGCTCATCCGGTCTTTGCTTACTTCGCAGTGTCCGGTGTGGTTCTGGGTGCGGTGTACATGTTGTGGATGTTTAAACGTGTGTTCTTCGGCGAGCAGGGTGAGCTGGTTAAAGACGAGCATCATCCGCTGCATGACCTGAATGCGCGTGAAATCACAGTTCTGGTTCCATTGGTGATCATGGTGTTCTGGATGGGTCTGTTCCCGAATCATTTCCTGAACTTCTCTAAAGCCAGCATCGATCATTTGGTGAACAACAGAAGCAATTATAATCTGACGATTGTTCAGCCGGGCGCCTCTGAAGTTATGCACGCGCAAGGAGGTAACTAA
- the nuoK gene encoding NADH-quinone oxidoreductase subunit NuoK — MNTEFINNIGLTHYLVLAALLFVMGMAGVLLRRNVIVLLMSIELMLNSVNLTFVAFSKYLGLLDGHIMVFFVMTIAAAEAAVGLALAVSIFKRFNEVNIRFFEHLKG, encoded by the coding sequence ATGAACACTGAGTTCATCAATAATATCGGCCTGACTCATTACTTGGTTCTGGCTGCACTTTTGTTTGTTATGGGTATGGCGGGCGTTCTTCTTCGCCGTAACGTGATCGTTCTTTTGATGTCCATCGAGTTGATGCTGAACTCTGTGAATCTGACTTTCGTGGCTTTCAGTAAATACCTGGGCCTGTTGGATGGTCACATCATGGTGTTCTTCGTTATGACTATCGCGGCTGCGGAAGCGGCAGTGGGTCTGGCGCTGGCAGTATCCATCTTTAAACGATTCAACGAAGTGAATATTCGCTTCTTTGAGCACTTGAAAGGATAG
- a CDS encoding NADH-quinone oxidoreductase subunit J, which yields MTADAFLFWFLAFVTLASGLSVILMSNPIYSALCLAMTMVGISALFVTLNAYFIAGVQLIVYAGAVMVLFTMVIMLFDLKKDVQAFTRGKFTGVVKIASVGLFAGLVVGAIAMSVNLMGEKTTDNPVLVGTGMESTKALGQILFTKYIFGFEALGVLLLVIAVGAVALARSKGGTHEH from the coding sequence ATGACAGCAGATGCATTTCTTTTCTGGTTTTTAGCGTTTGTCACTCTGGCCTCCGGCCTTAGTGTCATTTTGATGTCCAATCCGATCTACTCCGCTTTGTGCCTGGCGATGACCATGGTGGGAATCTCCGCATTGTTCGTGACTCTGAATGCCTACTTCATCGCGGGCGTTCAGCTGATTGTCTACGCCGGTGCGGTCATGGTTTTGTTCACGATGGTGATCATGCTCTTCGACTTGAAAAAAGACGTTCAGGCCTTCACTCGTGGCAAGTTCACGGGTGTGGTTAAGATCGCCTCTGTCGGCCTGTTTGCAGGCTTGGTAGTGGGTGCCATCGCCATGTCGGTGAATCTGATGGGTGAAAAAACCACTGATAATCCGGTGCTGGTGGGTACAGGCATGGAATCAACCAAAGCTTTGGGACAGATCTTGTTCACCAAATACATCTTCGGATTTGAGGCTTTGGGCGTTCTTCTTCTGGTAATTGCAGTGGGTGCCGTTGCTTTGGCACGCAGTAAAGGTGGAACACATGAACACTGA
- a CDS encoding complex I subunit 1/NuoH family protein, whose amino-acid sequence MGKDIFEITVNGLKLVVIFLMMVQAVPILVWLERRGSAFIQDRLGPNRVGPLGLVQLLADAVKFLNKENFMPQTAKPFLYYAAPIFALIPGAVAFSAIPLSSPIQVGTFEMFGSTWGPYTFLVQGYDIGVGIVFILGVSSLAAYTLLMAGWGSGNKYTLMGALRASAQTISYELALGLSIVGVIMLYGTFNLTEMTLAQQGPLAFSFLGHTITANWLPNWGIFYQPVGALLFFSAAFAESNRLPFDLAEGESELVGGFHTEYGGFKFNMFFIGEYGHMMIASGLMVLFFFGGYTIPYVSVAELNEWAAGVASTAGKASALVALIHFLVFNIKFGFFMWVFIWVRWTLPRFRYDQLMDLGWKTMLPWALANTIITAFVIYIASL is encoded by the coding sequence ATGGGTAAAGATATTTTCGAGATAACCGTCAACGGTTTAAAACTGGTCGTCATCTTCCTGATGATGGTTCAAGCAGTGCCTATTTTGGTTTGGCTTGAGCGCCGTGGCTCCGCATTCATTCAGGATCGTCTGGGTCCGAACCGCGTGGGTCCTCTGGGTCTGGTGCAGCTTCTTGCCGATGCGGTGAAGTTCCTGAACAAGGAAAACTTCATGCCGCAAACTGCGAAGCCGTTCCTGTACTATGCGGCTCCGATTTTCGCGTTGATTCCGGGGGCAGTGGCTTTCTCTGCGATTCCGCTTTCTTCTCCGATTCAGGTAGGCACCTTTGAAATGTTCGGCTCCACTTGGGGTCCTTACACTTTCCTGGTTCAGGGTTATGATATCGGCGTGGGCATTGTGTTCATCCTGGGCGTCAGCTCATTGGCTGCTTACACATTGCTGATGGCGGGCTGGGGTTCCGGCAACAAGTACACCTTGATGGGTGCGCTTCGTGCTTCCGCTCAAACGATCTCTTACGAACTGGCTTTGGGTCTTTCCATCGTGGGTGTGATCATGCTTTATGGCACGTTCAACCTGACGGAAATGACACTGGCTCAGCAGGGTCCTTTGGCGTTCTCTTTCCTGGGTCACACGATCACCGCAAACTGGCTTCCTAACTGGGGTATTTTCTATCAACCAGTGGGCGCTTTGTTGTTCTTCTCGGCCGCGTTTGCGGAATCCAACCGTCTGCCATTTGACTTGGCGGAAGGTGAGTCCGAGCTGGTAGGTGGTTTCCACACTGAGTACGGCGGTTTCAAATTCAACATGTTCTTCATCGGGGAATACGGTCACATGATGATCGCTTCCGGTCTGATGGTGCTGTTCTTCTTCGGCGGTTACACGATCCCTTACGTGTCTGTGGCTGAGCTGAATGAATGGGCGGCGGGTGTTGCTTCCACAGCCGGCAAGGCAAGTGCCCTGGTGGCGTTGATCCATTTCCTGGTGTTCAACATCAAGTTTGGTTTCTTCATGTGGGTCTTCATCTGGGTACGTTGGACTTTGCCTCGTTTCCGTTACGATCAGCTGATGGATCTGGGTTGGAAGACGATGCTTCCTTGGGCTTTGGCAAACACCATTATCACAGCCTTTGTGATCTACATCGCATCTTTGTAA
- a CDS encoding NADH-quinone oxidoreductase subunit A: protein MKYEPYECGIPGIEKKETKISVKYYLTAILFILFDIEIIFMYPWAISFREFIATGEGTFVFVSMMIFIAIFIFGLFWEVKSKALEWD from the coding sequence GTGAAGTACGAGCCTTACGAGTGCGGTATTCCTGGTATTGAGAAAAAGGAAACAAAGATTTCTGTTAAGTACTATCTAACAGCGATCCTGTTCATCCTTTTCGATATCGAGATTATCTTCATGTACCCTTGGGCGATTTCATTCCGTGAGTTCATCGCGACAGGCGAAGGCACATTTGTCTTCGTTTCCATGATGATCTTCATCGCGATCTTCATCTTCGGGCTGTTCTGGGAAGTTAAATCTAAAGCTTTGGAATGGGACTAA
- a CDS encoding AAA family ATPase: MNTKFHDLISEASKVVLDKNVEIRLAMTCLLAGGHLLIEDLPGVGKTTLVQVLGKLTGLKTRRIQFTIDLLPADAIGGQVFHPQEQKFVFHPGPLFSQMVMADELNRASPRTQSALLQAMEEGEVSVDGTTWPLPKPFYVIATQNPHQQTGTFPLPESQLDRFLMSLELHHASKETEVRLLQGEDPRGRLQKISALFTYGEIENALSVVQSVTVSPVVAGYIAEILERSRRAGFEGAPLSTRAGMALVRAAKAWAFLEGRDYVRPDDVQQVLVPVLGHRLGGNHGIKRGREWAHALQKATPVPV; this comes from the coding sequence ATGAACACCAAGTTTCACGATCTGATTTCTGAAGCCTCGAAAGTTGTCCTGGATAAGAATGTGGAAATCCGTCTGGCCATGACATGCCTGCTGGCCGGTGGACATCTGCTGATCGAAGATCTTCCGGGTGTGGGTAAAACCACTCTGGTGCAAGTGCTGGGAAAACTGACCGGCTTAAAAACTCGTCGCATTCAATTCACCATTGATCTGCTGCCTGCCGATGCCATCGGCGGTCAGGTGTTTCATCCGCAAGAACAGAAATTTGTATTTCACCCAGGTCCTTTGTTTTCCCAGATGGTGATGGCCGATGAATTAAATCGCGCCAGCCCGCGCACACAAAGTGCACTGCTGCAGGCGATGGAGGAAGGCGAAGTGTCTGTGGATGGAACCACATGGCCCTTGCCAAAACCTTTCTATGTGATCGCGACCCAAAATCCCCATCAACAGACCGGAACCTTCCCGCTGCCAGAAAGTCAGCTGGATCGTTTCTTGATGAGTTTGGAACTTCATCACGCATCGAAAGAAACCGAGGTGCGTCTGCTGCAAGGGGAGGATCCGCGCGGACGACTGCAGAAGATTTCGGCCCTCTTCACCTACGGTGAAATTGAAAATGCACTTAGCGTTGTGCAATCCGTGACCGTGTCGCCAGTGGTGGCTGGATACATTGCTGAAATTTTGGAGCGTTCCCGCCGGGCAGGCTTTGAAGGAGCACCCCTTTCCACTCGTGCCGGCATGGCTTTGGTGCGGGCTGCGAAAGCGTGGGCGTTCTTGGAGGGACGTGACTATGTTCGTCCCGATGATGTTCAACAGGTTCTGGTCCCCGTGCTAGGACACCGACTGGGAGGAAATCATGGCATCAAACGAGGTCGTGAGTGGGCCCATGCCCTTCAAAAAGCGACTCCAGTCCCTGTTTAA
- a CDS encoding NADH-quinone oxidoreductase subunit N, giving the protein MNINIGLSDVLLISPMIALFLASLLPITMKVLRGNREQHALITLGQALMGIVAAVVLLVVFGGSDKTAFNNGLIFDGVTQWMGIIALAGAGAAMVMMYENPSTTGKQFSELIFLAMSSAVGMLILVSAVDLLMVFIGLEMMSLALYLMIAMSHEEKLSKEAALKYFILGSFASAIFLYGVAFIFGSTGGTNILSFMDNAAELVQTSRLFLFGVTFVILGFCFKVSIAPFHAWTPDVYQGAPTPHTAFMATAVKTVSFAAFLRIIATKSLTGSDQLFDILQWMAVITMIVGNAAAIMQNNFKRMIAYSSVAHSGYLMVGLITAGVSDNGAFGASGVIFYLLAYGLMTIGAFAIAAMLEKSENHIVNIDDLAGFAKQRPMLALCLTVFLLSLAGIPPTLGFFGKFYMFNAAIGEGLLWLAIWGMLNSVIGVYYYLRPIVVMYMKEGNAEIAGHSLNATTVTAVVMALAIVLMGFVSGPIFSAVEKSLL; this is encoded by the coding sequence ATGAATATCAATATTGGTCTTAGCGACGTGCTTTTGATCTCTCCGATGATCGCGTTGTTCCTGGCAAGTCTTTTGCCAATCACGATGAAAGTTCTTCGTGGCAACCGCGAACAACACGCTCTGATCACTTTGGGTCAGGCTTTGATGGGTATCGTGGCAGCGGTTGTTTTGCTGGTGGTCTTTGGTGGCTCTGACAAAACTGCGTTCAACAACGGTCTGATCTTCGACGGTGTGACCCAGTGGATGGGTATCATTGCCCTGGCTGGTGCGGGTGCCGCGATGGTCATGATGTACGAAAATCCTTCGACAACCGGCAAGCAGTTCTCTGAACTGATCTTCCTGGCGATGAGCAGTGCTGTGGGGATGTTGATCCTGGTTTCCGCGGTGGATCTGTTGATGGTCTTCATCGGTCTGGAAATGATGTCTTTGGCGCTGTACCTGATGATCGCAATGAGCCACGAGGAAAAACTTTCCAAAGAAGCGGCTTTGAAATACTTCATCCTGGGTTCTTTTGCGTCAGCCATCTTCCTGTACGGTGTGGCTTTCATCTTCGGTTCTACCGGTGGCACCAACATCCTGAGCTTCATGGACAACGCTGCTGAACTTGTTCAGACCAGCCGTTTGTTCCTGTTTGGTGTGACTTTCGTAATCCTGGGCTTCTGCTTCAAGGTTTCGATTGCTCCATTCCACGCTTGGACTCCGGACGTTTACCAGGGGGCTCCGACTCCGCACACAGCCTTCATGGCCACTGCGGTGAAAACAGTGTCCTTTGCGGCGTTCTTGAGAATCATCGCAACCAAGTCTTTGACGGGTTCTGATCAGCTGTTTGATATCCTTCAGTGGATGGCTGTTATCACCATGATCGTGGGTAATGCCGCAGCTATCATGCAGAACAACTTCAAACGCATGATCGCTTATTCTTCTGTGGCTCACTCCGGTTACCTGATGGTGGGTTTGATCACGGCGGGTGTCAGCGACAACGGTGCGTTTGGTGCTTCGGGTGTGATCTTCTATCTGCTGGCTTACGGTTTGATGACAATCGGTGCGTTCGCGATTGCGGCGATGCTGGAAAAATCTGAAAACCACATCGTGAACATCGATGATCTGGCTGGTTTTGCGAAACAACGTCCGATGCTGGCGCTGTGTTTGACGGTGTTCCTGCTTTCTTTGGCGGGTATCCCACCAACACTGGGCTTCTTCGGTAAGTTCTACATGTTCAACGCGGCTATCGGTGAAGGTCTTCTGTGGCTGGCTATCTGGGGTATGTTGAACTCTGTGATCGGTGTTTACTACTACCTGCGCCCAATCGTTGTGATGTACATGAAAGAAGGAAACGCGGAAATCGCGGGTCATTCTTTGAATGCAACCACAGTGACGGCAGTGGTTATGGCTCTTGCCATTGTTTTGATGGGCTTTGTATCTGGTCCCATCTTCTCTGCTGTCGAAAAAAGTCTGTTGTAG
- the nuoL gene encoding NADH-quinone oxidoreductase subunit L codes for MAILILAPFIGFLINGARYKKHSGNVAGSIATVAVAISFISAILLVVDLVSMPAEARRIAVSFFEWMAIDKFKVNAGFVVDQISAIMILVITGVGTLIHLFSIGYMHHDKGVAKYFAYLNLFIFNMLLLVLGDSLLVMFVGWEGVGLCSYLLIGFWFTDKEKAAAGMKAFITNRIGDAAFLLGMFVLFITFGTLNFSELNALAPTVAESSWLGALTLGTMFLFIGATGKSAQIPLYVWLPDAMAGPTPVSALIHAATMVTAGVYMIVRLNPLFIMAPNTMMVIAIIGAATAVFAATIGITQNDIKKVLAYSTVSQLGYMFLAAGVGAFGAAMFHLMTHAFFKALMFLGSGSVIHGMHEEQDIRKMGGLKKYMPITHITFLMGWLAIIGTPLFSGFFSKDEILAYAFHSPMGSPILWAAGVLGATLTAFYMTRLMALTFWGKSRVSADVHPHESSAIMTIPLIILAILSVIAGWIGVPHVIGEHLGHMPNFWEHWLHPLISPIPGWTAIDHTTEWVLMGCSVGLATVSAIVAYQFYVKSPETPKKIAESIKPVYNMVYNKYFVDEAYFGFIINPLVTLSKNTWYYIDVNFIDKMTFWAGDLVRGMGSFARSIQTGNMQQYAMYIGIGVVVALSFVIMR; via the coding sequence ATGGCAATCCTGATTCTGGCTCCATTCATTGGTTTCCTGATCAACGGTGCCAGATATAAAAAACACTCTGGAAATGTGGCTGGCTCCATCGCAACGGTTGCGGTGGCGATCTCCTTTATTTCCGCAATCCTTCTGGTTGTGGACCTGGTTTCCATGCCGGCTGAAGCCCGCCGTATTGCGGTGAGCTTCTTTGAGTGGATGGCGATTGATAAGTTCAAGGTCAACGCCGGTTTCGTCGTCGATCAAATCAGCGCCATCATGATCCTGGTGATCACCGGTGTTGGTACTTTGATCCACTTGTTCTCTATCGGTTACATGCACCACGATAAAGGTGTGGCGAAATACTTCGCTTACCTGAATCTGTTCATCTTCAACATGTTGTTGTTGGTTCTGGGTGACAGCTTGCTGGTGATGTTCGTGGGTTGGGAAGGCGTGGGCCTTTGCTCTTACTTGCTGATCGGTTTCTGGTTCACGGACAAAGAAAAAGCGGCGGCAGGTATGAAAGCCTTCATCACCAACCGTATTGGTGACGCGGCCTTCTTGCTGGGTATGTTCGTTTTGTTCATCACCTTCGGCACTTTGAACTTCTCTGAACTGAATGCATTGGCACCGACTGTGGCTGAATCCTCCTGGTTGGGGGCTTTGACTCTGGGTACGATGTTCCTGTTCATCGGGGCGACTGGTAAATCCGCACAGATTCCTTTGTACGTTTGGCTTCCAGACGCGATGGCCGGTCCAACACCGGTTTCCGCCCTGATCCACGCGGCGACAATGGTGACTGCCGGTGTGTACATGATCGTTCGTCTGAATCCACTGTTTATTATGGCTCCTAACACGATGATGGTTATTGCGATCATCGGTGCGGCGACCGCGGTGTTTGCAGCGACTATCGGTATCACTCAAAACGACATCAAAAAAGTTCTGGCTTACTCTACGGTGTCTCAGTTGGGCTACATGTTCCTGGCAGCCGGTGTGGGTGCGTTCGGGGCAGCGATGTTCCACTTGATGACTCACGCGTTCTTCAAAGCCCTGATGTTCCTGGGTTCTGGTTCTGTGATTCACGGAATGCACGAAGAACAAGACATCCGCAAAATGGGTGGTCTTAAAAAGTACATGCCAATCACACACATCACTTTCCTGATGGGCTGGCTGGCGATCATCGGAACTCCGCTGTTCTCCGGTTTCTTCTCTAAGGATGAAATCCTGGCTTACGCATTCCACTCTCCAATGGGTTCTCCGATCCTTTGGGCGGCGGGTGTGTTGGGTGCGACTTTGACGGCGTTCTATATGACTCGTTTGATGGCGCTGACCTTCTGGGGCAAGAGCCGAGTTTCTGCTGATGTTCATCCGCACGAATCTTCTGCGATCATGACAATTCCACTGATCATCCTGGCGATCCTTTCTGTGATCGCGGGCTGGATTGGTGTTCCTCATGTTATCGGTGAGCACCTGGGTCACATGCCGAACTTCTGGGAGCACTGGTTGCACCCGTTGATTTCTCCGATCCCGGGCTGGACAGCGATTGATCACACAACGGAATGGGTTCTGATGGGCTGTTCTGTGGGTCTGGCGACTGTATCTGCAATCGTGGCTTATCAGTTCTATGTGAAGTCTCCAGAGACTCCGAAGAAGATCGCTGAAAGCATCAAGCCGGTTTACAACATGGTTTACAACAAGTACTTCGTGGACGAAGCCTACTTTGGTTTCATCATCAATCCGCTGGTTACTTTGAGTAAAAACACCTGGTACTACATCGACGTGAATTTCATCGACAAGATGACTTTCTGGGCTGGAGATCTTGTGCGCGGCATGGGTTCCTTCGCCCGCTCGATTCAGACCGGAAATATGCAACAATACGCGATGTACATCGGCATCGGTGTGGTTGTGGCCCTTTCATTTGTGATCATGAGGTAA